Part of the Pseudomonas sp. ADAK13 genome is shown below.
ACGCCTGTACGCCGAAGTGCTCGCCGGCCAACGCTTCGGCAATGCCCTGGCAGAACTGGGCACCAAGACCGCCCACGACCGCATCACCAAGATCACCCGCGACGGTGACGGTTTCCGTATCACCGGCCGCAAGTTCTACTCGACCGGCGCGATCTACGCCCAACGTATTCCCACTTCCGTGGTGGACGAAAACGGTGTGCAGCAACTGGCCTTTGTCACCCGTGACAGCGAGGGCCTGAGCGTGATCGACGACTGGAGCGGCTTCGGCCAGCGCACCACCGGCAGCGGTTCGGTGGTGTTCGATAACGTGTGGGTCGCGGCCCAGGACGTCATCCCGTTCCAGAGCGCCTTCGAACGCCCGACCACCGTCGGCCCGCTGGCGCAGATCCTTCACGCCGCCATCGACACCGGCATCGCCCGCGCCGCCTATGAAGATGCCCTGCACTTCGTGCGCACCAAAACCCGGCCATGGATCGATGCCACCAGCGACAAGGCAACGGAAGACCCACTGACCCTGAAAAGCTTCGGCCACCTGAGCATCCGCCTGCACGCCACCGAGGCATTGCTGGAACGCTCCGGTGAGTTCCTCGACCGCGCCCAGGCCGACAGCAATGCCGACTCCGTCGCCGCCGCATCCATCGCGGTCGCCGAAGTGCGCGCCCTGAGTACGGAGATTTCCCTGGCCGCCGGCAGCACCCTGTTCGAACTCGCCGGCAGCCAGGCAACCCTCGCCGAACACGGCCTGGACCGCCACTGGCGCAACGCCCGGGTGCACACCCTGCACGACCCGGTGCGCTGGAAGTACTTTGCTGTGGGCAACTACTACCTCAACGATGAAAACCCGCCACTGCGGGGGACTATCTGATGGCGAAGAAAAAGATCCTGCTCAATGCCTTCAACATGAACTGCATCGGGCATATCAACCATGGCCTGTGGACCCATCCACGGGACAACTCGACCCAGTACAAAACCATCGAGTACTGGACCGAACTGGCGCAGTTGCTGGAACGCGGGCTGTTTGACGGCCTGTTCATCGCCGACATCGTCGGGGTGTATGACGTCTACCAGAACTCGGTGGACGTGCCGCTCAAAGAGTCGATCCAGCTGCCGGTCAACGACCCGTTGCTGTTGGTCTCGGCCATGGCCGCCGTCACCAAAAACCTCGGCTTCGGCCTCACCGCCAACCTCACCTACGAACCGCCGTATCTGTTCGCCCGGCGCATGTCCACGCTCGATCACCTGAGCCGTGGCCGGGTGGGCTGGAACATCGTCACCGGCTACCTCGACAGCGCCGCCAAGGCCATGGGCCTCACCGAG
Proteins encoded:
- a CDS encoding SfnB family sulfur acquisition oxidoreductase, with the protein product MTLSHHVAVITSDEQALIVASDLAEDFRRDSALRDRERRLPLPELDVFSRSGLWGISVPREFGGAGVSNVTLAKVTALIAQADASLGQIPQNHFYALEVLRVNGSPAQQKRLYAEVLAGQRFGNALAELGTKTAHDRITKITRDGDGFRITGRKFYSTGAIYAQRIPTSVVDENGVQQLAFVTRDSEGLSVIDDWSGFGQRTTGSGSVVFDNVWVAAQDVIPFQSAFERPTTVGPLAQILHAAIDTGIARAAYEDALHFVRTKTRPWIDATSDKATEDPLTLKSFGHLSIRLHATEALLERSGEFLDRAQADSNADSVAAASIAVAEVRALSTEISLAAGSTLFELAGSQATLAEHGLDRHWRNARVHTLHDPVRWKYFAVGNYYLNDENPPLRGTI